TACGACGTAAAGGTTATGAGCGTCGTGAGCAAATGGAGCTAGTTGTTGTCGGCCAATTGTTAGAAAAATATGGTGATAGTCACGAGTAGCTTTTTCTGCGGCTTCCTGCATTGATGGCACTGGAATCCACCGGTCACGGGGCCTTTGCTTCCATTCGGGGCGATGTAATGCAATCAAAGGAATACCAGTAGCTCTGCTTGCTTCGGCGGCTGAAGCACTAATACGTTCTGCAAAAGGATGGGTTGCATCAATGATGACTTCAACTCCTTCGCGCAAAAGCCACTGTGTTAGTCCGGCAGGCCCTCCAAAACCTCCGATTCTGATCTCGCCGACAGGAAGCTTCGGATTGGAAACACGTCCAGCTAAGGAACTTGTCACGCGCCAACCTGCAGCGTGAAGAATTGCAGCTACGTCGCGCCCTTCCCCAGTACCTCCCAAAATTAGTGCGCGCATGGAATCGTCCTACCGTGCTCATCTCGAGGTCGGTCATCGGAGTATAGGAATGAATCGGGGAATCCTTCAGCTCCGAGCACTTTTCCAACCACAATAATTGCTGTACGGGTAATCTCAGCGCTTCGTGTCTTTTCTGCAATGTCAGCAAGTGCTCCCCGGACAATTGCCTCCTCTGGACGAGAGGCGTAAGCAACCACAGCCGCTGGACAATGCTCACCATAGTGAGGAAGCAGCTCTGATACGACACGGTCAATGTCATGCACTGCGAGATGGATACACAAAGTTGCGCCGCTCTTACCTAAAGTAGACAGGTCCTCACCTTGTGGCATAGCTGATGCACGACCCGAAACTCGAGTGAGGATGACTGTTTGACCGACAGTAGGGACGGTAAGCTCATGTCCCAATGCTGCGGCAACAGCCGCAAAAGCGGGTACTCCTGGGACAATTTGATAGTCAATTCCCAACGTAGTGAGCCTGCGAGCTTGCTCTGCCACAGCCGAATAAATTGAGGGGTCACCAGACTGCAGCCGAGCGATATCGTGCCCATTCTTATGCGCAGCAACAATTGTTTCCATGATCTGGTCAAGCGGCATACGGGCTGTATTAATCACCTGAGCGTTTTGTGGAACAGATTCCAACACTTCTGGTGGAACAATAGATCCAGCGTACATGCACACCTGTGCCGATTTGATGATGTTATGCGCACGAAGTGTAAGAAGATCTGCAGCACCGGGGCCTGCACCAATGAAGTAAACTGTCATAATGAATTAAACCTTATTGCCTTCTACTCAGAGTTCCTTTGTCAATGCTTTTACTACGGTCCATTGGTGTACCGGTAATGCAGGTTTCATGGTGA
The sequence above is drawn from the Corynebacterium rouxii genome and encodes:
- a CDS encoding cobalt-precorrin-6A reductase, with the protein product MRALILGGTGEGRDVAAILHAAGWRVTSSLAGRVSNPKLPVGEIRIGGFGGPAGLTQWLLREGVEVIIDATHPFAERISASAAEASRATGIPLIALHRPEWKQRPRDRWIPVPSMQEAAEKATRDYHHIFLTIGRQQLAPFAHDAHNLYVVRAVEHPQVTLPLRHRLILSRGPFTLESEKKLMIDNQIDCVVTKNSGGPLTHAKLDAARDLGIDVIMVQRPQLPKVTHVATSAAEVAEIIDSL
- the cobM gene encoding precorrin-4 C(11)-methyltransferase, which produces MTVYFIGAGPGAADLLTLRAHNIIKSAQVCMYAGSIVPPEVLESVPQNAQVINTARMPLDQIMETIVAAHKNGHDIARLQSGDPSIYSAVAEQARRLTTLGIDYQIVPGVPAFAAVAAALGHELTVPTVGQTVILTRVSGRASAMPQGEDLSTLGKSGATLCIHLAVHDIDRVVSELLPHYGEHCPAAVVAYASRPEEAIVRGALADIAEKTRSAEITRTAIIVVGKVLGAEGFPDSFLYSDDRPRDEHGRTIPCAH